Proteins encoded together in one Methanobacterium bryantii window:
- a CDS encoding metal-dependent hydrolase, with protein MEIKWFGHSAFEIISEENLKILIDPFISNNPTCPVPVEEIEADIICVTHGHGDHFGDTMEIANRTGAVVIGNHEHSLYLAKQGFEAIGMNIGGSVEIHGIKITMVDATHSADMDFIEEMGVGGSACGYIIQLENGKRIYHSGDTGVFGDMKDVIKGIYNPQIALIPIGDRFTMGLLEASIATQWIDPYVVIPMHYNTFPVIEQDPEEFADMVESTNKKTKVVILEPGQIYKE; from the coding sequence ATGGAAATAAAATGGTTTGGACATTCTGCATTTGAAATAATATCAGAGGAAAATTTAAAGATATTAATAGACCCATTTATAAGCAATAACCCAACTTGTCCAGTTCCAGTTGAAGAAATAGAAGCAGATATAATATGTGTTACCCATGGGCACGGTGACCATTTTGGAGATACCATGGAAATAGCAAACAGAACTGGCGCAGTAGTAATCGGAAATCACGAGCATTCATTATATCTTGCAAAACAGGGCTTTGAAGCTATAGGGATGAACATAGGAGGATCGGTTGAAATACACGGCATTAAGATAACTATGGTTGATGCAACTCATTCAGCGGATATGGACTTTATAGAAGAAATGGGTGTTGGGGGAAGCGCCTGCGGTTACATCATACAGCTTGAGAACGGTAAAAGAATATACCATTCTGGCGATACAGGCGTTTTTGGAGATATGAAAGACGTGATAAAAGGTATTTATAACCCCCAAATTGCATTAATTCCAATTGGTGATAGATTCACCATGGGACTTCTGGAAGCTTCAATAGCTACGCAATGGATTGATCCCTATGTTGTAATTCCAATGCATTACAATACATTTCCTGTAATTGAACAGGACCCTGAAGAGTTTGCAGACATGGTTGAATCAACAAACAAAAAAACGAAGGTTGTTATCCTTGAACCTGGCCAAATATATAAAGAGTGA
- a CDS encoding Era-like GTP-binding protein, which translates to MPNIFRRFLNKLLGKDKKLKIGLYGHPNSGKTTLANTMTNDWIGKPLGLSSEIPHETRKVYRQEHVSIKHNGVELDFDIIDTPGIATKIDYKNFLQFGLSEAEAKERAKEATKGIIEAIKWLDDVTGVILVVDATKDPLTQANITIIGNLEARKIPFVIVANKIDLPEATPERITSVFPQHTVVPISALHGENTENLYEAMIKRFH; encoded by the coding sequence ATGCCAAATATTTTCAGAAGATTCCTAAATAAACTGCTTGGAAAAGATAAGAAACTAAAAATAGGATTATATGGTCATCCTAATTCAGGAAAGACTACCTTAGCAAATACAATGACCAACGATTGGATAGGAAAACCATTAGGACTATCATCAGAGATTCCACACGAAACAAGAAAAGTTTACAGGCAAGAACATGTAAGTATAAAACATAACGGGGTTGAACTTGATTTTGATATAATAGACACGCCAGGAATAGCAACAAAAATAGACTACAAGAATTTTCTGCAATTTGGTCTATCTGAGGCAGAAGCAAAGGAAAGGGCAAAAGAAGCAACTAAAGGCATAATAGAAGCTATCAAATGGTTAGATGATGTTACTGGCGTTATTTTAGTTGTAGACGCCACCAAAGATCCGCTTACACAGGCAAACATTACCATAATTGGAAATCTAGAGGCAAGGAAAATCCCATTTGTAATCGTTGCAAATAAAATAGATCTCCCTGAAGCCACCCCGGAGCGTATAACATCAGTATTCCCTCAACATACAGTAGTGCCTATCTCTGCGCTTCACGGCGAAAATACCGAAAACCTTTATGAAGCAATGATTAAAAGGTTCCATTAA
- a CDS encoding DUF2073 domain-containing protein: protein MNGLKMDFLSSDALSTHTSMEKISMIVERVKGGNLVVIEGGLRPEEEAELIETTMREIDIENFMGIDIYTLEKDKKALFGISKKKAVGLTIIGPANIMKDVNKQSNFLSMIANLGDSGASMH from the coding sequence ATGAATGGTTTAAAAATGGATTTTTTATCTTCAGATGCGCTCTCAACTCACACCAGCATGGAAAAGATATCAATGATTGTTGAAAGGGTTAAAGGAGGAAATCTAGTAGTCATAGAAGGTGGATTAAGACCTGAAGAAGAAGCAGAACTTATAGAAACCACCATGAGAGAAATCGACATCGAAAATTTTATGGGAATTGATATATACACCCTTGAAAAAGATAAGAAAGCTCTTTTTGGAATTTCAAAGAAGAAAGCAGTTGGACTTACTATAATTGGTCCTGCAAATATTATGAAAGACGTTAATAAACAATCAAACTTCCTCTCTATGATAGCAAATCTTGGTGATTCTGGTGCATCTATGCATTAA
- a CDS encoding Zn-ribbon domain-containing protein, protein MHLCIKCGALFKGNPEDILKGCPECGSHFFEYYKDETETVEKERPQGESIETVMVHDHGIYELDLPTLLEDDSIIVSDEEGIYVVDINFLFKKKMNDKDNF, encoded by the coding sequence GTGCATCTATGCATTAAGTGCGGAGCTCTATTTAAAGGAAACCCCGAGGATATTCTTAAAGGATGCCCTGAATGCGGCAGCCATTTTTTTGAATATTATAAGGATGAAACAGAAACTGTAGAAAAAGAAAGACCTCAAGGAGAATCCATTGAAACCGTAATGGTCCATGACCATGGGATTTATGAATTAGATCTCCCCACGCTCTTAGAAGACGATTCTATAATTGTTTCAGACGAAGAAGGAATATATGTAGTTGATATTAACTTTTTATTTAAAAAAAAGATGAATGATAAGGATAATTTTTAA
- the rqcH gene encoding ribosome rescue protein RqcH, with protein MKNMSNVDVYAVCHELRDLLKGARVDKAYQPTKDTVLIRFHVAGKGRVDIVFQAGRRIHMTQYPLPNPKIPPNFPMLLRKYIKGATVEDIRQYNFDRIVELHVAKEQKFTLVIELFAKGNIILLDEEGKIILPLKRKLWSDRKISSKEEYKYPPKRGINPLEVKKEELEDVFRNSDSDVIRTLARSGLGGIYSEEILLRSNVQKDLSAAEISSSDLDSIYNTIYELFEPLRTSNFHPQIVSDGKEDVLPLDLKIYENYKKETFETYNEAADEFFSSEVRETIKNEYEDVWGAEVKKFEKRLKIQEETLDKFHKTIKVSKKRGDLLYANYGKIQSILNIIKDAREKYSWNEIASKLKTARKQGLAGADIIESLDKLGNLTLKIEDEVINIDAKVEIPENAEVYYEKAKKAKRKITGVNIAIEKTIKEIEKAKNKKEIEMERVTLPQKRVKKELKWFEKLRWFLSSDGFLVIGGRDANSNEIVVKKYMENNDIYFHSDIHGAPSVVIKSQGKEIPETTIDEAASFAASFSSAWTKGFGSQDVYWVHPDQVSKTPQSGEFVKKGAFIIRGTRNYVRAATLLIAVGVVDYEGERLMAGPLDAVKKYTDNYVIIKPGYTKKEALSREIRHKLNQEHIVTMDDLVRVLPSGKADIVDERDLRRR; from the coding sequence ATGAAAAATATGTCTAATGTAGATGTTTACGCTGTTTGTCATGAATTAAGGGACTTATTAAAAGGTGCAAGAGTTGATAAAGCATATCAACCTACAAAGGACACTGTTTTAATAAGATTTCATGTAGCGGGTAAGGGAAGGGTTGATATAGTCTTCCAGGCAGGAAGAAGAATTCACATGACCCAGTATCCATTACCTAACCCTAAAATACCTCCGAATTTTCCAATGCTCCTTCGAAAATATATCAAAGGAGCCACAGTGGAAGATATAAGGCAGTATAATTTTGATAGAATTGTAGAACTGCATGTAGCTAAAGAGCAGAAATTTACTTTGGTAATTGAGCTGTTTGCTAAAGGTAACATAATACTCCTTGATGAAGAAGGAAAGATTATTTTACCTCTTAAACGTAAATTGTGGAGCGATAGGAAAATATCATCTAAAGAAGAGTACAAATACCCTCCAAAACGAGGTATAAATCCTTTAGAAGTTAAGAAGGAAGAACTGGAAGATGTATTTAGAAATTCTGACTCTGATGTTATAAGAACTCTTGCAAGAAGTGGATTGGGTGGTATCTACTCTGAAGAAATACTGCTCAGATCTAATGTTCAAAAGGATTTATCTGCTGCAGAAATTTCAAGCAGTGACTTGGATTCAATTTATAACACGATATATGAACTTTTTGAACCACTCCGAACATCTAACTTCCACCCACAAATAGTGTCTGATGGAAAGGAAGATGTACTGCCTCTTGACCTTAAAATTTATGAGAATTACAAAAAAGAAACATTTGAAACATATAATGAGGCAGCAGACGAATTCTTCAGCAGTGAAGTAAGGGAAACCATTAAGAACGAATATGAAGATGTATGGGGAGCTGAAGTCAAGAAGTTTGAGAAACGGCTGAAGATACAGGAAGAAACTTTAGATAAATTCCATAAAACAATTAAAGTTTCCAAAAAGAGAGGGGATTTATTGTATGCTAATTATGGGAAAATTCAAAGCATCCTTAATATTATAAAAGATGCTAGGGAAAAGTATTCCTGGAATGAAATAGCTTCAAAACTTAAAACCGCCCGAAAACAGGGTTTAGCAGGTGCAGATATAATTGAATCTCTGGATAAACTTGGAAACCTTACCCTAAAAATTGAGGATGAAGTTATAAATATAGATGCCAAAGTGGAAATCCCTGAAAATGCTGAGGTTTATTATGAAAAGGCTAAAAAGGCCAAGCGGAAAATAACAGGGGTTAATATTGCAATTGAAAAGACGATAAAAGAGATTGAAAAGGCAAAGAACAAGAAAGAAATAGAAATGGAAAGGGTTACTTTACCTCAAAAAAGGGTTAAAAAAGAGCTTAAATGGTTTGAAAAGCTGCGGTGGTTCCTTTCTTCAGATGGGTTTTTAGTAATTGGGGGAAGAGACGCAAACTCCAACGAAATAGTGGTAAAAAAATATATGGAAAACAACGACATCTATTTCCACTCAGATATCCATGGGGCGCCGTCAGTTGTAATAAAAAGCCAGGGCAAAGAGATACCTGAGACAACCATAGATGAAGCAGCTTCATTTGCAGCATCATTTTCAAGTGCATGGACAAAAGGATTTGGGTCGCAGGATGTGTACTGGGTCCATCCAGACCAGGTTTCAAAGACCCCTCAATCTGGTGAATTTGTTAAAAAGGGCGCATTTATAATTAGGGGGACTAGAAATTACGTGAGGGCAGCAACACTTTTAATAGCAGTTGGAGTCGTTGATTATGAAGGTGAAAGGCTGATGGCAGGCCCTTTAGATGCTGTAAAGAAATATACCGATAATTATGTAATTATAAAACCAGGTTATACTAAAAAAGAAGCATTATCAAGGGAAATAAGGCACAAACTTAATCAGGAGCATATTGTTACTATGGATGATCTCGTAAGGGTTTTACCTTCTGGAAAAGCAGATATTGTTGATGAGAGGGATCTTAGAAGAAGGTAA
- a CDS encoding EMC6-like membrane protein produces the protein MDTDGKVASIHTVGGIIAGYISYILSSGVIFKNEAIAVIAALIILYALGQLSERLFGKEEVNGLKGWLWSGIVPFFFIWIMVWVIFANLQ, from the coding sequence ATGGACACCGATGGAAAAGTAGCTTCCATTCACACAGTTGGAGGAATAATAGCAGGTTACATCTCATATATATTAAGTAGCGGAGTAATATTTAAAAATGAAGCAATAGCAGTTATAGCAGCTTTAATCATCCTTTATGCATTAGGTCAGCTCTCAGAAAGACTATTTGGGAAAGAAGAGGTTAATGGACTTAAAGGATGGTTGTGGAGCGGTATAGTTCCTTTCTTCTTTATATGGATCATGGTATGGGTTATATTCGCAAACCTCCAGTAA